A region from the Benincasa hispida cultivar B227 chromosome 12, ASM972705v1, whole genome shotgun sequence genome encodes:
- the LOC120068460 gene encoding UMP-CMP kinase 3-like isoform X2 has protein sequence METDVGAITCEEANGSAAEKKPTVVFVLGGPGSGKGTQCAYIVEHFGFTHFSAGDLLRAEIKSGSENGLMIKSMINEGKIVPSDVTVNLLQKAMEESGNDKFLIDGFPRNDENRAAFEAVTGLEPAFVLFFDCPEEEMERRILKRNQGRDDDNIETIRKRFKVFLESSLPVVQYYESIGKVHKIDAARPVEDVFESVKDVFTSINEKVKPHGRAQQKFTLLKLQLKWKMNFLRNGVCKRY, from the exons ATGGAAACGGATGTGGGTGCAATTACCTGTGAG GAAGCAAATGGAAGTGCTGCCGAGAAGAAGCCTACAGTTGTCTTTGTTCTAG GTGGCCCTGGTAGTGGAAAGGGCACACAATGTGCATACATTGTTGAGCACTTTGGTTTTACTCATTTTAGTGCTGGTGATCTTCTTAGGGCAGAAATTAAATCTGGTTCTGAAAATGG TTTAATGATTAAAAGTATGATTAATGAAGGGAAGATTGTTCCTTCTGACGTAACAGTAAATCTTCTCCAAAAAGCAATGGAGGAAAGTGGTAATGACAAATTTCTTATAGATGGTTTTCCACGTAATGATGAAAACCGTGCTGCTTTTGAGGCTGTT ACTGGTTTAGAGCCAGCTTTTGTCCTGTTTTTCGATTGTCCTGAAGAGGAGATGGAGAGGCGCATTTTAAAAAGGAATCAG GGAAGAGATGATGATAATATTGAGACAATTCGAAAGCGTTTCAAGGTTTTCTTAGAGTCCAGTCTCCCTGTAGTTCAGTATTATGAATCTATTGGGAAAGTACATAAG ATTGATGCTGCAAGGccagttgaagatgtatttgagTCAGTTAAAGATGTTTTCACATCAATAAATGAGAAGGTAAAACCCCATGGTCGTGCGCAGCAGAAATTTACTCTATTAAAACTCCAactaaaatggaaaatgaactTTTTACGAAATGGAGTTTGCAAGAGGTATTGA
- the LOC120068460 gene encoding UMP-CMP kinase 3-like isoform X4, whose translation MIKSMINEGKIVPSDVTVNLLQKAMEESGNDKFLIDGFPRNDENRAAFEAVTGLEPAFVLFFDCPEEEMERRILKRNQGRDDDNIETIRKRFKVFLESSLPVVQYYESIGKVHKIDAARPVEDVFESVKDVFTSINEKVKPHGRAQQKFTLLKLQLKWKMNFLRNGVCKRY comes from the exons ATGATTAAAAGTATGATTAATGAAGGGAAGATTGTTCCTTCTGACGTAACAGTAAATCTTCTCCAAAAAGCAATGGAGGAAAGTGGTAATGACAAATTTCTTATAGATGGTTTTCCACGTAATGATGAAAACCGTGCTGCTTTTGAGGCTGTT ACTGGTTTAGAGCCAGCTTTTGTCCTGTTTTTCGATTGTCCTGAAGAGGAGATGGAGAGGCGCATTTTAAAAAGGAATCAG GGAAGAGATGATGATAATATTGAGACAATTCGAAAGCGTTTCAAGGTTTTCTTAGAGTCCAGTCTCCCTGTAGTTCAGTATTATGAATCTATTGGGAAAGTACATAAG ATTGATGCTGCAAGGccagttgaagatgtatttgagTCAGTTAAAGATGTTTTCACATCAATAAATGAGAAGGTAAAACCCCATGGTCGTGCGCAGCAGAAATTTACTCTATTAAAACTCCAactaaaatggaaaatgaactTTTTACGAAATGGAGTTTGCAAGAGGTATTGA
- the LOC120068460 gene encoding UMP-CMP kinase 3-like isoform X3 has product METDVGAITCELFQEANGSAAEKKPTVVFVLGGPGSGKGTQCAYIVEHFGFTHFSAGDLLRAEIKSGSENGLMIKSMINEGKIVPSDVTVNLLQKAMEESGNDKFLIDGFPRNDENRAAFEAVTGLEPAFVLFFDCPEEEMERRILKRNQGRDDDNIETIRKRFKVFLESSLPVVQYYESIGKVHKIDAARPVEDVFESVKDVFTSINEKDD; this is encoded by the exons ATGGAAACGGATGTGGGTGCAATTACCTGTGAG CTATTCCAGGAAGCAAATGGAAGTGCTGCCGAGAAGAAGCCTACAGTTGTCTTTGTTCTAG GTGGCCCTGGTAGTGGAAAGGGCACACAATGTGCATACATTGTTGAGCACTTTGGTTTTACTCATTTTAGTGCTGGTGATCTTCTTAGGGCAGAAATTAAATCTGGTTCTGAAAATGG TTTAATGATTAAAAGTATGATTAATGAAGGGAAGATTGTTCCTTCTGACGTAACAGTAAATCTTCTCCAAAAAGCAATGGAGGAAAGTGGTAATGACAAATTTCTTATAGATGGTTTTCCACGTAATGATGAAAACCGTGCTGCTTTTGAGGCTGTT ACTGGTTTAGAGCCAGCTTTTGTCCTGTTTTTCGATTGTCCTGAAGAGGAGATGGAGAGGCGCATTTTAAAAAGGAATCAG GGAAGAGATGATGATAATATTGAGACAATTCGAAAGCGTTTCAAGGTTTTCTTAGAGTCCAGTCTCCCTGTAGTTCAGTATTATGAATCTATTGGGAAAGTACATAAG ATTGATGCTGCAAGGccagttgaagatgtatttgagTCAGTTAAAGATGTTTTCACATCAATAAATGAGAAG GATGACTGA
- the LOC120068460 gene encoding UMP-CMP kinase 3-like isoform X1, with protein sequence METDVGAITCELFQEANGSAAEKKPTVVFVLGGPGSGKGTQCAYIVEHFGFTHFSAGDLLRAEIKSGSENGLMIKSMINEGKIVPSDVTVNLLQKAMEESGNDKFLIDGFPRNDENRAAFEAVTGLEPAFVLFFDCPEEEMERRILKRNQGRDDDNIETIRKRFKVFLESSLPVVQYYESIGKVHKIDAARPVEDVFESVKDVFTSINEKVKPHGRAQQKFTLLKLQLKWKMNFLRNGVCKRY encoded by the exons ATGGAAACGGATGTGGGTGCAATTACCTGTGAG CTATTCCAGGAAGCAAATGGAAGTGCTGCCGAGAAGAAGCCTACAGTTGTCTTTGTTCTAG GTGGCCCTGGTAGTGGAAAGGGCACACAATGTGCATACATTGTTGAGCACTTTGGTTTTACTCATTTTAGTGCTGGTGATCTTCTTAGGGCAGAAATTAAATCTGGTTCTGAAAATGG TTTAATGATTAAAAGTATGATTAATGAAGGGAAGATTGTTCCTTCTGACGTAACAGTAAATCTTCTCCAAAAAGCAATGGAGGAAAGTGGTAATGACAAATTTCTTATAGATGGTTTTCCACGTAATGATGAAAACCGTGCTGCTTTTGAGGCTGTT ACTGGTTTAGAGCCAGCTTTTGTCCTGTTTTTCGATTGTCCTGAAGAGGAGATGGAGAGGCGCATTTTAAAAAGGAATCAG GGAAGAGATGATGATAATATTGAGACAATTCGAAAGCGTTTCAAGGTTTTCTTAGAGTCCAGTCTCCCTGTAGTTCAGTATTATGAATCTATTGGGAAAGTACATAAG ATTGATGCTGCAAGGccagttgaagatgtatttgagTCAGTTAAAGATGTTTTCACATCAATAAATGAGAAGGTAAAACCCCATGGTCGTGCGCAGCAGAAATTTACTCTATTAAAACTCCAactaaaatggaaaatgaactTTTTACGAAATGGAGTTTGCAAGAGGTATTGA